The following are encoded in a window of Flavobacterium psychrotrophum genomic DNA:
- a CDS encoding 2-oxoglutarate dehydrogenase E1 component, with product MDRFSFLNAANTAFFADLYDQYIENPDSVEPSWRAFFQGFDFAASDYGSGATEVAATTTTQQTAAAPAPVSDYSGIPEKLQKEFKVLNLIEGYRTRGHLFTKTNPVRERRTFSPTLDLENFGLSNADLTTVFDAGKEVGLQNATLAQIVDHLQKVYCGHTGIEYMYIRDPKTRQWIQNRLSVNQNQPDFNADQKKTILGKLNEAVSFENFLHTKYVGQKRFSLEGGETLIPALDALIEAAAEKGVEQFVMGMAHRGRLNVLANVFGKNTSDIFSEFDGKDYDDDALFDGDVKYHLGLTADKVTKTGKQININLAPNPSHLETVGAVIEGIARAKQDKYFPDDFSKVLPIALHGDAAVAGQGIVYEIVQMAKLDGYKTGGTIHVVVNNQVGFTTNYLDARSSTYCTDVAKVTLSPVLHVNADDAEAVVHATLFALDYRMEFGSDVFIDLLGYRKYGHNEGDEPRFTQPKLYKIIAKHKNPRDLYADVLIANGIIAGDYVSGLEKEYKDKLEQNLESSRKIDLTTITPFMQNEWEGYKQADATEMLQKVNTAFSKDILTDIARTITELPEDKKFINKIQKLVNDRKNMYFENDKLDWAMGELLAYGTLLTEGYDVRISGQDVERGTFSHRHAVIKVEESEEEVVLLNTLKDQKGKFHIFNSLLSEYAVVGFDYGYAFAAPKTLTIWEAQFGDFSNGAQIMIDQYISAAEDKWNNQNGLVFLLPHGYEGQGAEHSSARMERYLQLCANHNMYVADCTTPANFFHLLRRQMKTDFRKPLIVFTPKSLLRHPLVVSSADELANGSFQEVLDDPIADPAKVKTLVFCTGKFYYDLSAERENLKRDDVAIVRIEQLFPLPVEQLKAVIAKYSNADDFVWAQEEPRNMGAYTYMLVNFTEVKFRLAALKAYSAPAAGSSSRAKKRHAAAIAMVFDKNLFN from the coding sequence ATGGACAGGTTTTCCTTTTTAAACGCAGCTAATACTGCCTTTTTTGCTGATTTATACGATCAATATATTGAGAACCCTGATAGTGTTGAGCCAAGCTGGCGCGCCTTTTTCCAGGGATTTGATTTTGCAGCCAGTGATTATGGCTCTGGCGCTACCGAGGTAGCTGCTACAACTACTACACAGCAAACCGCTGCCGCACCGGCCCCGGTTTCTGACTATTCAGGCATCCCCGAAAAACTACAGAAAGAATTTAAGGTGCTAAACCTTATTGAGGGCTACCGTACCCGAGGCCACTTGTTTACAAAAACAAACCCGGTACGCGAGCGCCGCACGTTTAGCCCTACGCTTGATCTTGAAAACTTTGGGCTAAGCAATGCTGACCTTACTACCGTGTTTGATGCCGGTAAAGAAGTAGGCCTGCAAAATGCTACCCTTGCCCAAATCGTAGACCACCTGCAAAAGGTGTACTGCGGCCACACGGGTATTGAGTACATGTATATTCGCGATCCTAAAACAAGGCAGTGGATACAGAACAGGCTTTCGGTTAACCAAAACCAGCCTGACTTTAACGCCGATCAGAAGAAAACCATTCTTGGTAAACTGAACGAGGCGGTTTCTTTTGAAAATTTCCTTCATACAAAATATGTAGGCCAAAAACGTTTCTCTCTTGAAGGAGGCGAAACGCTAATACCGGCACTTGACGCACTTATTGAGGCTGCTGCCGAAAAAGGTGTAGAGCAGTTTGTTATGGGTATGGCACACCGTGGCCGCCTTAACGTGCTTGCTAACGTGTTTGGAAAAAACACATCAGATATCTTTAGCGAATTTGATGGTAAAGATTATGATGATGATGCCCTTTTTGATGGTGATGTTAAATACCACCTTGGCCTTACCGCAGATAAGGTTACTAAAACAGGCAAACAGATAAATATTAACCTTGCGCCAAACCCAAGCCACCTTGAAACGGTAGGCGCGGTTATAGAAGGTATTGCCCGTGCAAAACAGGATAAATACTTTCCGGACGATTTTAGTAAAGTGCTACCTATTGCACTACACGGCGATGCTGCTGTGGCAGGGCAGGGTATTGTTTACGAAATTGTACAGATGGCTAAGCTTGACGGTTACAAAACCGGAGGTACAATTCACGTAGTGGTTAACAACCAGGTGGGCTTTACCACTAACTACCTTGATGCACGTTCGTCAACCTATTGTACTGATGTGGCTAAAGTAACCCTTTCGCCGGTGCTTCACGTAAATGCAGACGATGCAGAGGCGGTAGTACACGCTACGCTTTTTGCGCTTGATTACCGTATGGAATTTGGTTCAGACGTGTTTATCGACCTTTTAGGTTACCGTAAGTATGGGCATAACGAAGGTGATGAGCCGCGTTTTACCCAACCAAAACTATACAAGATCATTGCCAAGCATAAAAACCCACGCGACCTGTATGCCGATGTGCTTATTGCAAACGGTATCATTGCGGGCGACTATGTTAGCGGCCTTGAAAAAGAATATAAAGACAAACTTGAGCAAAACCTGGAGTCGTCGCGCAAGATAGATCTTACTACAATAACCCCGTTCATGCAAAATGAGTGGGAAGGTTATAAGCAGGCAGATGCAACAGAAATGCTGCAAAAGGTAAATACGGCTTTCAGTAAAGATATCCTTACTGATATTGCCAGGACGATTACCGAGCTTCCTGAAGATAAAAAATTCATCAACAAAATACAAAAGCTGGTTAACGACCGTAAGAATATGTATTTTGAAAACGATAAGCTGGACTGGGCTATGGGCGAATTGCTTGCTTATGGTACACTGCTTACCGAAGGTTATGATGTGCGCATTTCGGGCCAGGACGTAGAACGCGGTACCTTCTCGCACCGCCATGCCGTTATTAAGGTAGAGGAGAGTGAAGAAGAGGTAGTTCTACTTAATACGCTCAAAGACCAGAAAGGTAAATTCCATATCTTTAATTCACTACTTAGCGAATATGCGGTAGTAGGTTTTGATTATGGTTATGCTTTTGCGGCGCCTAAAACGCTTACCATTTGGGAAGCACAGTTTGGAGATTTCTCTAACGGTGCCCAGATAATGATAGACCAGTACATTAGTGCTGCCGAAGATAAGTGGAACAACCAGAATGGCCTTGTGTTCTTATTGCCTCACGGTTATGAAGGACAGGGAGCAGAGCACAGTAGCGCCCGTATGGAGCGTTACCTGCAACTGTGTGCTAACCACAATATGTATGTGGCAGACTGTACTACACCGGCAAACTTCTTCCACCTTTTAAGAAGGCAGATGAAGACAGATTTCCGTAAGCCGCTTATCGTGTTTACACCTAAGAGCTTACTACGTCACCCGCTTGTAGTGTCTAGCGCAGATGAACTTGCAAACGGCAGTTTCCAGGAAGTACTGGATGACCCTATTGCAGATCCTGCAAAAGTAAAAACACTGGTATTTTGTACCGGTAAGTTCTACTACGACCTTTCGGCAGAACGCGAAAACCTGAAACGTGACGATGTAGCCATAGTGCGTATAGAGCAGCTTTTCCCGCTGCCTGTAGAGCAGCTTAAAGCCGTTATTGCAAAATACAGCAATGCTGACGATTTTGTATGGGCACAGGAAGAACCACGCAATATGGGTGCTTACACGTATATGCTGGTAAACTTTACCGAGGTTAAATTCCGCCTGGCAGCCCTTAAGGCATACAGCGCACCTGCTGCAGGTAGCTCATCGCGTGCTAAAAAACGCCATGCTGCTGCCATAGCCATGGTTTTTGATAAGAATTTGTTTAATTAA